The genomic region CCTATGAGACTGGTATTCTGATGATCCTGTTCTATGGATGAGAAAGCAGAGGCACAGAGGGCTTAAGTCACTGGCCCCAAATCACGAAGCTAGCAAGTGACAGGGCTAGCATTGAACCCCCGCCTGGatccagagcccaggctctgcatgACTGTGTCACACTTCCTGCCCTTACAAGGCAAACTGGAGGAGTGCCATTCTAGAGGAGCAGATAAAATTCAAGTGGAGGATCAGAGAGAAGACAAAGTCTGCACATCCCCTGTGAGGCCGCCGAGGAGCAAGGCATTCAGGCAGTCGTGGAATTTGCTCCTCATTTTGCATACTGGCCCTGCAGCGCTGCTAACGGAGCTAAAGGCATCTTTTGTGCCGTTGCTCTCCAGCGAGTGACGTCATGGGCACTGCCAGGTTTTTATCACTTCTGCCAGATAATAGCTCACCGGACTTGATCTGGAGGAGCCGGCAAGGTGTTGAGCAGCAGAGCCCTCGGGTTCTCAAAGCAGCAGGTGAGCACGGGGTCCTTAGGGGCTCTGTGGAGGGCACCTTGGTGCTCAGGGAGAGGGAACAGGAGACAGGAGGCGACCAGGAAGAAAGGGACAGGAAAGGGGCAGGAGACCGGGTGTGACCAGGAAGAGAGGCAGGCGGCCCCTGCTGTGGAAAGCGTgagggaatgggggtgggggtgttccCGGGTGACAGCTGGGAAGCTGATGGTGTGAGACCTCCacctgggctgccatctctgtctctctctctctctctctctctctcaccagtGGCCATGACCAACCCAGACCACTCCTTCTTCCTCGGCAATCACTGGCTCTTCTTCTCCGTGTACCTCTTCACCTTCCTCGTGGGGCTCCCCCTCAACCTGATGGCCCTGGTGATCTTCGTGGGCAAGCTGCGGCGCCGCCCGCTGGCCGTGGACGTGCTCTTGCTAAACCTCACCCTCTCGGATCTGGTCCTGTTGCTCTTCCTGCCGTTCCGCATGGTGGAGGCGGCCAGTGCCATGCACTGGTCCCTGCCCTTCGTCTTCTGCCCCTTCTCCAGGTTTCTCTTCTTCACCACCATCTATCTCACATCCCTCTTCCTGGCAGCCGTGAGCATAGAGCGCTTCCTGAGCGTGGCCCACCCGCTTTGGTACAAGACTCGGCCGAGGCCAGGGCAGGCTGGCCTGGTCAGTGGGGCCTGCTGGCTCCTGGCCGCTGCTCACTGCAGCGTGGTCTACGTCATCGAATTCTCGGGGAACTCCTCCCCCAGCCAGGGTATCAACGGGACCTGCTACCTGGAGTTCCGGGAGGATCAGCTGGCCCTTCTCCTGCCCGTCCGGCTAGAGATGGCAATAGTCCTCTTTGGGGTGCCCCTGTTCATCAGCAGCTACTGCTACAGCCGCCTGGTCTGCATACTCGGGAGGGGAGCTAGCCATCGCCGTCGGAAGAGGGTGGCAGGGCTGGCGGCCGCCACATTGCTCAATTTCCTCGTCTGCTTTGGGCCCTACAACATGTCCCACATCGTGGGCTACATCCAGGGTGAAAGCCCCACGTGGAGAAGTTACGTGCTGCTCCTCAGCACCCTGAATTCCTGCGTCGACCCCCTCGTCTACTATTTCTCATCATCTGGGTTCCAAGCCGACTTCCAGGGATTGCTGGTGCGGCTGACTGGGTCCTGGGGCCCTTGGCGGCAGGAGAATGGCGTGACCTCGAAGAAGAGCGAGGGAGAGGGGCCACCTCAGGAGCTGTTCAACATAGAGGCCAGCTAGCGAACTCTAGGTGGGTGCTCTGGAGCTGGTGGCAGGTGGACTGGGCTGCAAGGGGGATCATCCCTGGGGCAGCTCCAAGCTCAAGTCAGGCAGGACCCTGGAGAGG from Bubalus bubalis isolate 160015118507 breed Murrah chromosome 18, NDDB_SH_1, whole genome shotgun sequence harbors:
- the FFAR3 gene encoding free fatty acid receptor 3 translates to MGTARFLSLLPDNSSPDLIWRSRQGVEQQSPRVLKAAVAMTNPDHSFFLGNHWLFFSVYLFTFLVGLPLNLMALVIFVGKLRRRPLAVDVLLLNLTLSDLVLLLFLPFRMVEAASAMHWSLPFVFCPFSRFLFFTTIYLTSLFLAAVSIERFLSVAHPLWYKTRPRPGQAGLVSGACWLLAAAHCSVVYVIEFSGNSSPSQGINGTCYLEFREDQLALLLPVRLEMAIVLFGVPLFISSYCYSRLVCILGRGASHRRRKRVAGLAAATLLNFLVCFGPYNMSHIVGYIQGESPTWRSYVLLLSTLNSCVDPLVYYFSSSGFQADFQGLLVRLTGSWGPWRQENGVTSKKSEGEGPPQELFNIEAS